A single genomic interval of Ignavibacteria bacterium harbors:
- a CDS encoding BadF/BadG/BcrA/BcrD ATPase family protein: MNYNGFFIGIDSGGTNCRISACGSDFKVIHSVVFPAIHYSTAGCLDFSLHTANNINLFLNQFNQNITDCLGICAGVAGARSAANKDEITDSLKEILKFDNIIIESDTIIAFEDAHGDKDGLVLICGTGSVLFGRIDGEIIRLGGWGKILGDDGSSYFLALNFLKKLVKYFDRYDEQADIEKLLEEKFQINRRNIIDTVYHKKFDIASLSPFIVEQAEKGDLLCRHVVEAEIENLLELFDAFEKKHSSDAKLNIAFAGSLIENKNYFSDTLRNLIITNFQKEFLILENPVNAVNGALKLAINKFSKNKS; the protein is encoded by the coding sequence ATGAATTATAACGGTTTTTTTATTGGCATTGATTCAGGAGGTACTAATTGCAGAATCTCTGCTTGCGGCTCTGATTTTAAAGTAATACATTCCGTTGTTTTTCCTGCAATTCATTATTCTACAGCGGGCTGCCTTGATTTTTCATTGCATACTGCCAATAATATTAATCTTTTCTTGAATCAGTTTAATCAAAACATAACTGATTGCCTTGGTATATGCGCCGGTGTTGCAGGGGCAAGGTCAGCCGCAAATAAAGATGAGATAACTGATTCTCTCAAAGAAATACTTAAATTCGACAATATAATTATTGAGTCAGATACTATAATCGCATTCGAGGATGCACACGGAGATAAGGACGGTTTAGTTCTTATCTGCGGTACCGGCTCGGTCTTATTCGGAAGAATTGACGGTGAAATTATAAGACTTGGAGGCTGGGGAAAAATTCTCGGCGACGACGGCAGCAGTTATTTCCTTGCACTTAACTTCCTTAAAAAACTCGTTAAATATTTTGACAGGTACGATGAGCAAGCAGATATCGAAAAACTTCTCGAAGAAAAATTCCAAATAAACAGAAGAAACATAATAGATACAGTCTATCATAAAAAGTTTGACATTGCTTCCCTCTCCCCTTTCATCGTAGAGCAAGCTGAAAAAGGAGACCTTTTGTGCAGGCACGTTGTTGAAGCAGAGATAGAAAATCTTCTCGAACTCTTTGATGCATTCGAGAAGAAGCACAGCTCTGATGCTAAGCTTAATATTGCCTTTGCAGGCAGTCTCATAGAAAATAAAAATTACTTCTCTGATACACTTAGAAATTTGATAATAACAAATTTCCAAAAGGAATTTCTTATTCTCGAAAATCCCGTAAATGCGGTTAACGGAGCGTTAAAACTTGCTATAAATAAATTTTCAAAGAATAAAAGTTAA
- the guaA gene encoding glutamine-hydrolyzing GMP synthase, which produces MKTDIILILDFGSQYTQLIARRLRELNVYCEIQPFSIDVEKYLLSKNVYSLKGIVLSGGPASVLEKNSPDISESDYLFIRNLNVPILGVCYGLQLLAKKSGGKIHKARVREYGHTKVKTLKSAMYKGCPANLNVWMSHGDSVDKLPHGFKVTARSSNGHISSFENTNENIYALQFHPEVIHTEKGLTILENFAFKICKVKNLFKPVSFIHQKIKDIKDIAGNDYVICALSGGVDSSVAAVLVQKAIRHKLICIHIDNGLMRKNESKQIIDLFIKHFKFNLIFADASELFLKRLKGVVDPEKKRKIIGKTFIDVFEAEAKKLRKRGIKIKYLVQGTLYPDVIESVSFKGPSVTIKSHHNVGGLPAKMNLKLIEPFRELFKDEVRKIGFKLGLPKQFINRHPFPGPGLAVRVLSDLTKPKLELLRDVDDIFINELYNFKLYDKIWQAFAVLLPVQTVGVMGDERSYENVVGLRAVTSTDGMTADFYQFEKEFLTIVSNKIINSVKGVNRVVYDISSKPPATIEWE; this is translated from the coding sequence ATGAAAACTGATATAATACTCATTCTTGATTTTGGTTCACAGTACACGCAGCTCATTGCGCGAAGGCTTCGTGAACTGAACGTTTACTGTGAAATCCAGCCGTTCAGCATAGACGTTGAAAAATACTTACTAAGTAAAAATGTTTATTCACTCAAAGGTATAGTCCTTTCAGGCGGACCTGCAAGCGTTCTTGAAAAAAACTCACCCGATATTAGTGAATCAGATTATTTATTCATTCGGAATTTGAATGTCCCTATTCTCGGTGTATGCTATGGACTTCAGCTTTTAGCAAAAAAATCAGGAGGTAAAATACATAAGGCAAGAGTTAGAGAATATGGTCATACAAAGGTAAAAACACTGAAATCAGCTATGTACAAAGGATGCCCGGCAAACCTCAATGTCTGGATGAGCCATGGCGACTCGGTTGACAAACTTCCTCATGGCTTTAAAGTCACTGCAAGAAGTTCAAACGGACACATAAGCAGTTTCGAAAATACAAATGAAAATATTTATGCCCTGCAGTTTCATCCCGAAGTAATCCACACTGAAAAAGGACTTACTATACTCGAAAATTTTGCATTCAAAATATGCAAAGTTAAAAACCTGTTTAAGCCCGTATCCTTTATTCACCAAAAGATAAAGGATATCAAGGACATTGCCGGAAACGATTATGTAATCTGCGCTCTCAGCGGCGGTGTGGATTCTTCAGTCGCTGCTGTTCTCGTGCAAAAAGCAATCAGGCATAAATTAATTTGTATTCATATCGATAACGGCCTGATGAGAAAAAACGAAAGCAAACAAATCATAGATTTATTTATAAAACATTTTAAGTTTAATCTTATCTTTGCTGATGCCTCGGAGTTATTCCTTAAAAGATTAAAGGGAGTTGTTGACCCGGAAAAGAAAAGGAAAATAATAGGTAAAACTTTTATCGATGTGTTCGAAGCCGAGGCAAAGAAGCTGCGTAAAAGAGGAATCAAGATTAAATATCTTGTTCAGGGAACACTGTATCCCGACGTTATCGAATCAGTTTCTTTCAAGGGTCCCTCTGTCACTATTAAATCTCATCATAACGTCGGGGGGCTGCCTGCAAAAATGAACTTAAAACTTATTGAACCCTTCCGCGAACTGTTTAAAGACGAAGTAAGAAAGATTGGTTTTAAACTCGGATTGCCGAAGCAATTTATAAACCGTCACCCATTCCCGGGTCCCGGTCTTGCTGTAAGGGTATTAAGCGATTTGACAAAACCCAAGCTCGAACTTCTTCGCGATGTGGATGATATTTTTATTAACGAACTTTACAACTTTAAACTTTACGATAAAATCTGGCAGGCTTTTGCAGTCCTCCTCCCCGTTCAGACTGTCGGCGTTATGGGAGATGAACGCAGCTATGAAAACGTAGTCGGGCTAAGAGCCGTTACTTCTACAGACGGTATGACTGCCGACTTCTATCAGTTCGAAAAAGAATTTCTGACGATCGTTTCAAACAAAATAATAAATTCAGTTAAAGGCGTTAACCGCGTCGTTTACGATATCAGTTCAAAACCACCTGCAACTATTGAGTGGGAATAA
- a CDS encoding DUF2752 domain-containing protein, whose product MSIDRLLENKKFQGTAVITAAVFFIIVLFFWDPAVLNYYPPCLFQSVTGLLCPGCGGMRGTHEILHFNFNEAYVLNPLVYVSTPLIFYSIVYFIELVVFNKQLPKVPVNSRTITIAAIVVLLFWIFRNL is encoded by the coding sequence TTGAGCATAGACCGGCTTTTAGAAAATAAGAAATTTCAAGGAACTGCGGTTATAACAGCCGCAGTTTTTTTTATTATCGTTTTATTCTTCTGGGACCCGGCAGTTTTAAATTACTATCCGCCTTGTTTGTTTCAGTCTGTTACGGGGTTGCTTTGCCCGGGCTGCGGCGGAATGAGAGGTACGCATGAGATACTGCACTTTAATTTTAACGAAGCTTATGTTTTAAATCCTCTTGTTTATGTTTCCACACCGCTTATCTTTTATTCTATTGTTTATTTTATTGAACTGGTAGTTTTTAATAAACAACTGCCTAAAGTACCTGTAAACTCAAGAACTATAACAATTGCGGCAATCGTTGTACTGCTATTCTGGATATTCAGAAATTTGTAA
- a CDS encoding PQQ-dependent sugar dehydrogenase, whose product MKRTFLALILITLIGCAKAQNPSITLVDAYPNLTFNKALHLTHAGDGTNRVFVVTQVGQIIVFPNDSNVTAAQTNVFLNVSNKISSSSGEQGLLGLAFHPNYSTNGYIFINYTAGSPLRTVVSRFKVQSSNPNKIDSLSEYKIFEINQPFSNHNGGTVMFGQDGYLYVGMGDGGSGGDPNGNAQNLQVLLGKMLRIDINDTTATKRYVIPTTNPFYNNPTAGKEEIFTWGMRNPWKYSQDPVTGLIYCADVGQGNWEEIDIIENGKNYGWKVMEGFVCYSPSTGCDTSGKKLPIKAYNHSAGDCSVTGGYVYRGDRRPELRGAYIYGDYCSGRIWMLRYNNGVVTSDSLLTQKSMALTSFGVDQYNELYVLASAASGKIWRFNKSPLATGIENNELKLEGYNLYQNYPNPFNPSTMISYYLPKTGIVKLQVFDVNGKHVRTLVNSSQSSGRYNVNFNGTDENGKNIPSGIYFYTLSSDNFTETRKMLMIK is encoded by the coding sequence ATGAAAAGAACATTTTTAGCATTAATTTTAATAACATTGATTGGATGCGCAAAAGCACAGAATCCAAGCATAACGCTTGTAGATGCATATCCGAATCTTACTTTTAATAAGGCGCTGCATTTAACTCATGCAGGGGACGGAACGAACAGGGTGTTTGTAGTTACGCAGGTGGGTCAAATAATTGTATTTCCGAATGACTCAAACGTAACTGCTGCACAGACGAATGTATTTCTCAATGTATCTAATAAGATTTCATCATCATCGGGTGAGCAGGGATTGCTGGGACTTGCGTTTCATCCGAATTATTCTACAAACGGATATATCTTTATAAATTATACGGCGGGTTCACCCTTGAGGACAGTTGTTTCGAGGTTCAAGGTACAGTCGAGCAACCCCAATAAAATTGACTCTTTAAGCGAGTATAAAATTTTCGAGATAAACCAGCCTTTTTCGAATCATAACGGCGGTACTGTTATGTTCGGACAGGACGGCTATCTTTACGTGGGAATGGGTGACGGTGGAAGTGGGGGAGATCCTAACGGCAATGCTCAGAACCTTCAGGTACTTCTTGGAAAGATGTTAAGAATTGATATCAATGACACGACAGCGACAAAAAGATATGTTATACCGACAACAAATCCGTTTTATAACAATCCGACAGCAGGTAAAGAAGAAATTTTCACATGGGGAATGAGAAATCCCTGGAAGTATAGTCAGGACCCTGTAACAGGGCTTATATACTGTGCGGACGTGGGTCAGGGCAACTGGGAAGAGATTGACATTATTGAAAACGGGAAGAACTACGGCTGGAAAGTCATGGAAGGATTTGTATGTTACAGTCCTTCAACAGGATGTGATACTTCGGGAAAGAAACTTCCAATTAAAGCATATAATCACAGCGCAGGGGATTGTTCTGTCACAGGTGGTTATGTTTACAGAGGTGACAGAAGACCTGAATTAAGAGGTGCATACATTTATGGCGATTACTGTTCAGGAAGAATATGGATGCTGAGGTATAACAATGGAGTAGTGACCTCAGATTCATTGCTGACTCAGAAATCTATGGCATTAACATCCTTCGGTGTTGACCAGTACAATGAGCTTTATGTGCTTGCATCAGCTGCATCGGGGAAGATTTGGCGGTTTAATAAAAGCCCTCTTGCAACAGGAATTGAAAACAACGAATTGAAACTTGAAGGATATAACCTGTATCAGAATTATCCTAATCCGTTTAATCCAAGTACGATGATTAGTTACTACCTGCCGAAAACGGGAATTGTCAAACTGCAGGTTTTTGACGTGAACGGTAAACACGTAAGAACGTTGGTAAACAGTTCACAATCATCGGGAAGATATAACGTTAATTTTAACGGTACGGATGAAAATGGGAAAAATATCCCGAGCGGAATTTATTTTTATACGCTTTCATCGGATAATTTTACAGAGACAAGAAAAATGCTGATGATAAAATAA
- a CDS encoding T9SS type A sorting domain-containing protein: MKRIFTTIIILFAIVLEAQPQWVSYNQVNAVNDIAFDSLNNKWVATGFGGLAKLTGNTWSHFDTLNSNIPSNLVRTIAIDKRNIIWIATNKGIGRYDGVNWVKYDTVTLLSVFEMVVDNNNVKWMASIGNGLIKYNDTNWTYYKTNNSGIQTNGISGIALENNLKWLATGYDGIIKYNDTNFINYNYSNSGIPSNMVRCISVDQYGDKWMGFHTAYAAKFNSINNIWTYYNNTWPGIFGGTVYNVYNDSRNVKWFGTQNGLFKFNDTILLNCNPPVPSPNSFGEFKEDKYNNVWFCGNALYVYNPNGVVNIGNNFNNVPKSFIVNQNYPNPFNNETNIKYEIPANGNISVFLYDVLGRNIATVLSENKNEGIYNLRLSFDKYSSGVYFLKFNFNNTSIVKRVILMK, from the coding sequence ATGAAAAGAATATTCACAACAATAATAATATTGTTCGCTATTGTTCTTGAAGCCCAGCCGCAGTGGGTATCATATAATCAGGTTAACGCAGTTAATGACATTGCGTTTGACTCATTAAATAATAAATGGGTGGCAACGGGATTTGGGGGCCTTGCAAAACTAACAGGAAATACCTGGTCTCACTTTGACACATTAAATTCCAATATTCCAAGTAATCTTGTAAGGACTATTGCAATCGATAAAAGAAATATTATCTGGATTGCAACAAATAAAGGTATTGGAAGGTATGATGGAGTTAACTGGGTAAAATATGATACCGTAACACTTTTGTCTGTTTTTGAGATGGTGGTGGATAATAATAATGTAAAATGGATGGCATCTATAGGAAATGGTTTAATTAAATATAATGATACAAATTGGACGTATTACAAAACAAATAATTCTGGGATTCAAACAAACGGAATATCTGGAATTGCATTGGAAAATAATTTAAAATGGTTGGCTACTGGATACGATGGAATAATTAAATATAACGATACAAATTTCATTAATTACAATTATTCAAATTCTGGAATACCATCCAATATGGTAAGATGTATATCGGTAGATCAGTATGGGGATAAATGGATGGGTTTTCATACGGCATATGCTGCAAAATTCAATTCAATAAATAATATTTGGACATATTATAATAATACATGGCCTGGTATATTTGGTGGTACTGTATATAATGTTTATAACGATAGCAGGAACGTAAAATGGTTTGGAACTCAAAATGGTCTTTTTAAATTCAATGATACAATATTATTAAACTGTAATCCACCTGTTCCGAGCCCAAATTCATTTGGCGAATTTAAAGAGGATAAATACAATAATGTTTGGTTTTGTGGAAATGCTTTATATGTTTATAACCCGAATGGTGTAGTGAATATAGGAAATAACTTTAATAATGTTCCAAAAAGTTTTATTGTTAATCAAAATTACCCTAACCCATTTAACAATGAAACAAATATAAAATATGAAATTCCTGCAAACGGCAATATCAGTGTTTTCTTGTATGATGTTTTAGGAAGAAATATTGCTACTGTACTGAGTGAAAATAAGAACGAAGGAATATACAACTTGAGGTTATCATTTGACAAGTATTCAAGCGGGGTATATTTCCTGAAGTTTAACTTTAATAATACGTCGATTGTAAAAAGAGTAATATTAATGAAATGA
- a CDS encoding T9SS type A sorting domain-containing protein: MIKVILTIIVFLTCLCSAIAEWDLTLIRTVPGKTNMKLLTVPFEGLNRQSVNPNDSNRRFLIFNGPIHRRFVGYEIYNKSILYQSTDSSDLRLASCFSEVVSTGKGVYGFGKYLIEFQNFNNTSKNISFIFNTLDSKAGMDNVLNGRPYHSDWTMQYYETDKSAYVIIDNGDSSSYRYIDTVFLGQTNREINYWYAYWREQAPLAKDFYVKTTPFPMNPYLVNDTNKLYNIKIGTKITFDTVYHNFGEQDRFGYNTVETNGPYDYYNDPPNIPDYDSLQKGNIFTTPAYYYFTNDPSGWTLGMKITAENSDTIILNKNKKLYINGFDYNSGGDTLFMKQGSTIIKEDSAKLNACFGGVIIDEGCNSVWSANSMQRIYEYSRLIYSGTSHLVNNGGKVQIDGYATLSLAANTTLVFDGSNTNLELKPNSIVQLGENAKIEFKNGAYLIADGSDISSAQGSHGRGIVLENAGEQTSITNCTFTNLRNSIFVKNTDSNYFGVFKNISNDTFYTDASCNYVIEAKNANNITVSNNYISMTPGKGVGILMRYYINQGNEESASPTYAVNVMGNVISNGIVSAAFISFTNSYPYINFKYNYCNGSVSNTNIAYRQTYGNIKYNFIANSSGKNLDLIQAHPDVLSNTFESYIMNVTINDSYPYLAPISTSSDGGWVWRGGKNTLTSTSNGNIYYNNGNALLDWGQNIFYKSYYNFHLQGRINEPSGVYYVRNNCFNGSNIPSTSLRDYYSDTTVVIPYYEGSNFSCNTSDAGTIWLIDDLGNGFYDTLYRTNDNSGYQPDEDEGLYSSAIIKKLNDDNYGAVSTFKTLINAHPQSSYTEACLYDLYECYHKLDTSANQTTHDILYSDLKYFLDSRIESGLYSDEFNLIAYNITVMCLASISEYYEAMSGYEFIALYHPDEYLSFLASWDYAEIEDLMNGSGGISSKEENMTQEEYYKKLKKRIDRKINDDPVKKMVKKSFDRTKAEKFSKIEKDAASRTNSNETAKQEIARMKSKYDDAKMKAVSIMRTSKSLTREEKDRKQIEDILLTKTEENKESATFSNIVPDEYSISQNYPNPFNPNTKINFALPKQGFVSLKIYDITGREIKTLVNEVKQAGYYTVDFNGSHLSSGVYFYRIKSGNFVSVKRMVLIK, translated from the coding sequence ATGATAAAAGTAATCTTAACAATAATCGTATTTTTAACATGTTTATGTTCAGCAATTGCTGAATGGGATTTAACTTTAATTAGAACTGTACCAGGTAAAACAAATATGAAGCTTTTGACGGTTCCATTTGAAGGATTAAACAGACAATCTGTAAACCCTAACGATAGTAATCGAAGATTTCTAATATTTAATGGACCAATTCACAGAAGGTTCGTTGGATATGAAATATATAATAAATCAATTTTATATCAATCTACTGATAGCAGTGATTTACGTTTAGCATCTTGTTTTAGTGAGGTTGTTTCAACTGGAAAAGGTGTGTATGGATTTGGCAAATACTTAATTGAGTTCCAAAATTTTAATAACACTTCTAAAAATATCAGTTTTATTTTTAATACGCTTGATAGCAAAGCTGGAATGGACAATGTATTAAATGGAAGACCTTATCATTCAGATTGGACAATGCAATATTATGAGACCGATAAATCTGCATACGTTATTATTGATAATGGTGATTCATCCAGTTACAGATACATCGATACTGTTTTTTTAGGACAGACAAACAGAGAAATAAATTACTGGTATGCTTATTGGAGGGAACAAGCTCCGCTTGCGAAGGATTTTTACGTAAAAACAACACCTTTCCCAATGAATCCATATTTAGTTAATGATACCAATAAATTATATAATATTAAAATAGGAACAAAAATAACTTTTGATACTGTTTATCATAACTTTGGTGAACAGGACAGGTTCGGTTATAATACTGTGGAAACAAACGGACCTTATGATTATTACAATGACCCACCAAATATTCCGGATTATGATTCTTTGCAAAAGGGTAACATTTTTACTACGCCGGCATATTACTATTTTACGAATGATCCATCAGGATGGACACTTGGTATGAAAATAACAGCAGAGAATTCAGATACTATTATATTAAATAAGAATAAGAAATTGTATATTAATGGTTTCGATTATAATTCTGGTGGTGACACACTTTTTATGAAACAAGGAAGTACAATAATTAAAGAAGACTCTGCAAAGCTTAATGCTTGTTTTGGAGGTGTAATAATAGATGAAGGCTGCAATTCTGTTTGGTCAGCAAATTCGATGCAAAGAATTTACGAATATTCAAGATTAATATACAGTGGTACTTCGCATTTGGTTAATAATGGAGGCAAAGTTCAGATAGACGGATATGCAACTTTATCACTCGCTGCTAATACCACTTTAGTATTTGACGGAAGCAATACAAACCTTGAATTAAAACCCAACTCCATCGTCCAGCTTGGTGAGAACGCAAAAATAGAATTCAAGAACGGAGCATATCTTATAGCAGACGGAAGCGATATTTCCTCAGCTCAGGGCAGTCACGGTAGGGGAATAGTTCTTGAAAATGCTGGTGAGCAGACTTCAATAACAAATTGTACGTTTACAAACCTACGCAATTCAATATTCGTGAAGAATACCGATTCAAACTATTTCGGAGTTTTTAAGAATATCAGCAATGATACATTCTATACAGACGCAAGCTGTAACTACGTTATCGAAGCAAAGAATGCAAATAACATAACCGTATCTAACAATTATATATCTATGACGCCGGGTAAAGGGGTCGGGATTCTTATGCGGTATTATATAAACCAGGGCAACGAAGAGTCAGCTTCACCAACTTATGCAGTAAATGTCATGGGAAATGTAATTTCAAACGGAATTGTATCCGCTGCTTTTATTTCATTCACAAATTCTTACCCTTACATTAATTTCAAATACAATTATTGCAATGGTAGTGTTTCTAACACAAACATTGCATACAGACAAACATACGGAAATATAAAATATAATTTTATTGCAAATAGCTCAGGAAAGAATCTTGACCTGATTCAAGCTCATCCGGACGTACTTTCAAACACTTTTGAATCGTATATTATGAATGTGACGATTAACGATTCTTATCCATATCTTGCTCCTATTTCAACCAGCTCCGACGGTGGTTGGGTATGGAGAGGAGGAAAAAATACTTTAACCAGTACCTCTAACGGAAATATCTATTACAACAATGGAAATGCCTTGCTGGACTGGGGTCAAAACATTTTTTATAAAAGTTATTACAATTTTCATTTACAGGGACGAATAAACGAACCCTCAGGTGTGTATTATGTAAGAAACAATTGTTTTAATGGCAGTAATATTCCGAGCACATCATTAAGAGACTATTATTCGGATACTACTGTGGTTATCCCATATTACGAAGGTTCAAACTTTTCTTGTAATACATCTGATGCAGGAACAATATGGCTAATTGATGACCTTGGTAACGGATTCTATGACACATTGTACAGAACTAATGATAACTCAGGGTATCAGCCGGATGAGGATGAAGGTTTATACTCATCTGCAATTATAAAGAAATTAAACGACGATAATTACGGAGCAGTTTCAACGTTTAAGACGTTAATAAATGCTCACCCTCAAAGTTCATATACTGAAGCCTGTTTATACGATCTGTATGAATGTTACCATAAGCTTGATACCTCAGCAAATCAAACAACACACGATATTTTGTATTCCGATCTGAAATACTTCCTTGACTCAAGAATTGAATCAGGTCTGTACAGCGATGAATTCAATTTAATCGCTTACAATATTACAGTTATGTGTCTGGCGTCAATTTCTGAGTATTACGAAGCAATGTCGGGGTATGAATTCATAGCTCTTTACCATCCCGATGAATATTTAAGTTTTCTCGCAAGCTGGGATTATGCTGAAATAGAAGACCTGATGAACGGCTCGGGCGGAATTTCAAGTAAAGAAGAAAACATGACACAGGAAGAGTACTATAAGAAATTGAAAAAGAGAATAGACAGAAAGATTAACGACGACCCTGTGAAGAAAATGGTAAAGAAATCATTTGATAGAACAAAAGCAGAAAAATTCTCAAAGATTGAGAAAGATGCAGCTTCAAGAACTAACAGCAATGAAACCGCAAAACAGGAAATAGCAAGAATGAAATCGAAATACGATGATGCAAAGATGAAAGCTGTTTCCATAATGCGTACTTCAAAATCTTTAACGAGAGAAGAAAAAGACAGGAAGCAAATTGAAGATATTCTGCTCACAAAAACAGAAGAAAACAAGGAATCTGCAACATTCAGCAATATAGTCCCTGACGAGTATAGTATTTCTCAGAACTATCCGAACCCCTTTAATCCAAACACAAAGATAAACTTTGCGTTGCCGAAGCAGGGATTCGTATCTCTGAAAATCTATGACATCACGGGCAGAGAAATTAAGACACTTGTAAACGAAGTAAAGCAGGCAGGATATTACACCGTTGATTTCAACGGCTCGCATTTAAGCAGCGGTGTATATTTCTACAGAATCAAAAGCGGTAATTTTGTAAGCGTTAAACGTATGGTGCTAATCAAATAA
- a CDS encoding NADH-quinone oxidoreductase subunit C encodes MERLNIIKDKLKNFNIEFYDINGTPGIIAAPDNVLEIAGLLKNDKELSFEMCRDAIGVDRFQKKNRFEIIYSLYSLTFKDRLFLKVLLDTKNPETPSLTPVWTGTNWYEREAYDMFGIIFKGHPDLRRIYMPEEFEYHPLRKDFPLMGIPDSLYLPKK; translated from the coding sequence ATGGAAAGATTAAATATTATTAAAGATAAGTTAAAGAATTTCAATATCGAGTTTTATGATATCAACGGTACACCCGGTATTATTGCAGCACCCGATAATGTTCTTGAAATTGCCGGTTTATTAAAAAACGATAAAGAACTGTCGTTTGAGATGTGCAGGGATGCGATTGGAGTTGATAGGTTTCAGAAAAAGAACAGGTTTGAAATTATTTATAGTCTGTATTCTCTTACTTTCAAAGACAGATTGTTTTTGAAAGTCCTGCTCGATACCAAGAATCCCGAGACACCATCATTGACCCCGGTTTGGACGGGTACAAACTGGTATGAACGTGAAGCCTACGATATGTTTGGTATTATCTTTAAAGGACATCCTGATTTAAGAAGAATTTATATGCCGGAAGAGTTCGAGTACCACCCGCTCAGAAAAGACTTTCCGCTTATGGGTATTCCCGATTCTCTTTATTTACCAAAGAAATAA
- the nuoD gene encoding NADH dehydrogenase (quinone) subunit D, producing MTHSVYQRLKENDPEIPKSKILEALESSDLSIEFDDVLENEMVLNMGPQHPATHGVLRLLISLDGETIKRIVPDLGYLHRGYEKLAENMSYHEFIPHTDRLDYLQPIHNNVAYALAVEKLLNLEVPERGTYIRTICAELGRIQSHLIAYGTTVMDTGGLTPFLWCMREREKILDIYDIFVGVRFTTSYTRIGGVANDISDEAIAATRKFIDEFPGYLKEMRDIIERNKIFVDRLEGIGYMSKEDIINYGINGPILRAAGVERDLRRDEPYLVYDKMDFDVITATESDCLARFWVRFQEMYESVKIIRQCLDNLPGGQVNAIAPTKTLPKKEKIYTKMEELINDFMLINFGQNPPVGESYGAIESSKGELGFYIISDGSGHPFRMKIRSPSFSNLQGLPVMMKDSFISDSVVIIGGLDPVMGEADK from the coding sequence ATGACGCATTCAGTATATCAAAGATTAAAAGAAAACGACCCGGAAATTCCTAAGTCTAAAATTCTTGAGGCTCTCGAGTCTTCGGATTTAAGTATAGAATTTGACGATGTTCTCGAGAATGAAATGGTTCTTAATATGGGTCCTCAGCACCCAGCTACGCATGGTGTTCTTAGACTTCTGATTTCTCTTGACGGTGAAACTATTAAACGAATCGTTCCTGACCTCGGATACCTGCACAGGGGTTATGAAAAACTTGCTGAAAATATGTCATACCATGAGTTTATTCCTCATACAGATAGATTGGATTACCTTCAGCCGATTCACAATAACGTTGCTTATGCTCTTGCTGTAGAAAAACTTCTTAATCTCGAAGTACCGGAACGCGGAACGTACATCAGAACAATATGTGCAGAACTCGGTAGAATTCAGTCGCACCTTATTGCCTACGGTACAACTGTCATGGATACAGGCGGCTTAACTCCTTTTCTATGGTGCATGCGTGAACGCGAAAAGATTCTTGATATATATGATATTTTTGTGGGAGTTCGTTTCACAACTTCTTATACACGTATCGGCGGCGTTGCAAATGATATCTCTGATGAAGCAATCGCTGCTACACGAAAGTTTATTGATGAGTTTCCCGGTTATCTGAAAGAAATGAGAGATATAATAGAACGTAACAAAATATTTGTGGACAGACTTGAAGGTATCGGTTACATGTCTAAAGAAGATATTATAAATTATGGTATCAACGGTCCCATTCTCCGAGCAGCGGGTGTTGAAAGAGATTTAAGACGGGATGAACCTTACCTTGTTTACGATAAAATGGACTTTGATGTTATTACAGCAACTGAAAGCGATTGCCTCGCTCGATTCTGGGTAAGGTTTCAGGAGATGTATGAGTCTGTAAAAATAATCAGACAATGCCTTGATAACCTTCCCGGAGGACAGGTAAATGCAATAGCCCCAACGAAAACTCTTCCTAAAAAAGAGAAGATATACACAAAGATGGAAGAGCTCATAAACGATTTTATGCTGATTAATTTCGGACAGAACCCTCCTGTTGGCGAATCATACGGTGCAATTGAATCTTCAAAAGGTGAACTCGGTTTTTATATTATAAGCGACGGAAGCGGTCATCCGTTCAGAATGAAAATACGCTCGCCATCGTTTAGCAACCTTCAGGGACTTCCGGTTATGATGAAGGATTCCTTTATTTCCGATTCTGTCGTAATTATCGGAGGACTTGACCCTGTAATGGGCGAAGCAGATAAGTAA